The genomic region CATCACCGGAGCCGCCCGTACCGTCAACGCGCAGTATTACCTGCCGTTCGAGGCCTATATCACCGCCGGCGCGTTTTACCTGTGCCTGACCTTCATCCTGGTACGCCTGTTCAAGCTGGCCGAGCGCCGCTGGCTGAGCTACCTGGCTCCACGGAAGCATTGAAATGGAACGTATCGATCATTCCCTGCCCTGGGGCAGCCTGGGCACCGAGCGCCAGTTGTCGGTATTTCGTTTCGGCAGCGGTGAGCGCAAGGCCTATATCCAGTCCAGTCTGCATGCCGACGAGTTGCCGGGCATGCGTACCGCCTGGGAGTTGAAGAAACGCCTGACCGAGCTTGAGGCCCGTGGCGCGCTGAAAGGTGTCGTCGAACTGGTTCCGGTCGCCAACCCGATTGGTCTTGGACAATTGCTGCAAGGCAATCACCAGGGGCGTTTCGAATATGCCAGCGGCAAGAACTTCAACCGCGATTTCGTCGAGCTGAGCGAGCCGGTCGCGGCACGGGTCGAGGGCCGGCTGGGGGATGACCCCCATGCCAACGTGCAACTGATTCGTCAGGCCATGCGCGAGGTGCTGGCTGCGTTGCCGCCGGCCGTCAGTCCGTTGCAGGGTATGCAGCGGATTCTGCTTGGCCACGCCTGCGACGCCGATATCGTCCTGGATCTGCACTGCGACTGCGAAGCGGCGCTGCACCTGTATGCGTTGCCGCAGCACTGGCCACAATGGCGCTCCCTGGCGGCGCACCTGGGTGTTCGGGTGGCTCTGGTGGCAGAGGACTCCGGCGGTACCTCGTTCGACGAGGCCTGTTCGTTGCCCTGGCTGCGGTTGTCCCAGCGCTTCCCGCAGGCCTCGATTCCCCTGGCGGGAATGTCCACCACCATCGAGTTGGGTGGGCAGGCCGATACCGGTCGCGATGCGGCGGTGGCCCATGCCGAAGGCATCCTGGCATTCCTCGCCGAGCAGGGGCTGATCGACGGCGAATGGCCGGCGGCGCTACACGAGGTCTGCGAGGCCATGCCGTTCGAGGGTACCGAGTTGCTCTATGCACCCCATGCCGGGGTGGTCAGCTACTTGTGTCCGGTGGGCAGTTGGGTCGAGCCCGGCGAGCCGCTGTTCGAGGTGATCGATCCCTTGTCCGACCGGGCCAGCACCATCTGTGCCGGCACTGCCGGTGTGTTGTTTGCCGTCGAACGGCTGCGTTACGCCCAACCCGCGATCTGGCTGGCCAAGGTGGCGGGGCGTGAGCCCCTGCGCCACGGGCGCCTGCTCAGCGACTGACCTGACTGTTTTTGTGAGAACCGACCGCATGTACAAGCTTGAAGTCCAAGACCTGCATAAACGCTATGGCAGTCATGAGGTGCTCAAGGGCGTTTCCCTGGCCGCCCAGGCCGGTGATGTGATCAG from Pseudomonas asplenii harbors:
- a CDS encoding succinylglutamate desuccinylase/aspartoacylase family protein, which codes for MERIDHSLPWGSLGTERQLSVFRFGSGERKAYIQSSLHADELPGMRTAWELKKRLTELEARGALKGVVELVPVANPIGLGQLLQGNHQGRFEYASGKNFNRDFVELSEPVAARVEGRLGDDPHANVQLIRQAMREVLAALPPAVSPLQGMQRILLGHACDADIVLDLHCDCEAALHLYALPQHWPQWRSLAAHLGVRVALVAEDSGGTSFDEACSLPWLRLSQRFPQASIPLAGMSTTIELGGQADTGRDAAVAHAEGILAFLAEQGLIDGEWPAALHEVCEAMPFEGTELLYAPHAGVVSYLCPVGSWVEPGEPLFEVIDPLSDRASTICAGTAGVLFAVERLRYAQPAIWLAKVAGREPLRHGRLLSD